In one Diceros bicornis minor isolate mBicDic1 chromosome 2, mDicBic1.mat.cur, whole genome shotgun sequence genomic region, the following are encoded:
- the SLC22A13 gene encoding solute carrier family 22 member 13 isoform X4 → MSWGVLQEMEFNLVCDRRHLSDTLQSIFMAGLLVGAFIFGPLCDWIGRKVTILVQLLFFAIFGLSTAFVPTFTLYVILRFAVATAVAGFTFSNVTLMTEWVGPSWRTRTMVLGQCAFSVGQMVLAGLAYGICNWRILQIAGTSPVLLLFFYYWVLPESARCLLTRGRVEEAKTLIQKAATVNKRKLSPELLSQLVPEKTGPSGNALDLFRYPQLRKMTLILFLVWFVDSLGYFGLGLKVGDFGLDIYLTQLIFGAVEIPARCSSIFMMQWFGRKWSQMGTLILGGLMCIAIIFVPADLPVVVTVLAVVGKFATAAAFTVSYVYSAELFPTIIRDTWPGPEGHHRGPGARAPPTVSEVRTLRKGHGGLWKNFQPRSGLCEQHVLLIVSPRAKPAAAGSCLNFTLKIVGTCEQDHPYGWRQHRDLPQHQHLLLCPIPEASLPSSSPDPHPQYPVLV, encoded by the exons ATGTCATGGGGTGTGCTCCAAGAAATGGAG TTCAACCTGGTTTGTGATCGGAGGCATCTGAGCGATACCTTGCAATCAATCTTCATGGCTGGGCTCCTCGTTGGGGCTTTCATCTTTGGGCCCCTCTGTGACTG GATTGGCCGCAAGGTCACCATCCTGGTGCAGCTGCTCTTCTTCGCCATCTTCGGCCTGAGCACAGCCTTTGTGCCCACCTTTACGCTCTACGTCATCCTGCGCTTTGCTGTAGCTACTGCCGTCGCTGGATTTACCTTTAGCAATGTCACcctga TGACAGAGTGGGTGGGGCCCTCGTGGAGGACTCGCACCATGGTCCTGGGCCAGTGCGCCTTCTCCGTCGGGCAGATGGTGCTAGCAGGACTCGCCTATGGCATCTGTAACTGGAGGATCCTGCAGATTGCCGGCACTTCACCTGTGTTGTTGCTCTTCTTCTACTACTG GGTTCTACCAGAGTCGGCACGGTGTCTCCTGACCCGGGGGAGGGTAGAGGAGGCTAAAACACTGATCCAGAAGGCGGCCACGGTCAACAAGCGGAAACTCTCCCCAGAGCTCCTGAGCCAG CTGGTCCCAGAAAAGACAGGCCCCTCAGGGAATGCCCTGGATCTGTTCAGATACCCCCAGCTCCGGAAGATGACCCTGATTCTCTTCTTAGTCTG GTTTGTAGACAGTCTGGGGTACTTCGGCCTGGGCCTCAAAGTAGGAGACTTTGGCCTGGACATCTACCTGACGCAGCTAATCTTCGGAGCAGTTGAGATTCCTGCCCGCTGCTCCAGCATCTTCATGATGCAGTGGTTCGGCCGCAAGTGGAGCCAGATGGGAACTCTGATTCTGGGTGGCCTCATGTGTATTGCCATCATTTTCGTCCCAGCAG ATCTGCCTGTGGTGGTCACTGTGCTGGCCGTGGTGGGGAAGTTTGCCACAGCTGCTGCATTTACCGTCTCCTACGTGTACTCTGCTGAGCTCTTCCCCACCATCATCCG AGACACATGGCCAGGCCCTGAAGGACACCATCGAGGACCTGGAGCAAGGGCCCCACCCACG gtctCTGAAGTCAGAACCCTCAGAAAAGGACACGGAGGCCTCTGGAAGAACTTCCAGCCAAGGAGTGGCCTTTGTGAGCAACACGTACTTCTGATTGTGTCTCCAAGAGCCAAACCAGCAGCAGCAGGGAGCTGCCTCAATTTTACCCTGAAAATAGTTGGGACCTGTGAGCAAGACCATCCTTATGGATGGAGGCAGCACCGTGACCTGCCCCAGCACCAGCACCTGCTTCTGTGCCCAATCCCAGAAGCATCATTACCTTCCTCATCCCCAGATCCCCACCCTCAATACCCTGTTCTGGTTTAG
- the SLC22A13 gene encoding solute carrier family 22 member 13 isoform X1 has protein sequence MAHFGQVLAEIGDFGRFQIQLLILLCIPNFLNAFYLFAQVFMVLDETHYCSVAWVKNHTFNLSAAEQLSLSVPLDAEGNPESCLMFQPPADNASLEDILSHRFNETQPCEAGWDYPENRAPSLKNEFNLVCDRRHLSDTLQSIFMAGLLVGAFIFGPLCDWIGRKVTILVQLLFFAIFGLSTAFVPTFTLYVILRFAVATAVAGFTFSNVTLMTEWVGPSWRTRTMVLGQCAFSVGQMVLAGLAYGICNWRILQIAGTSPVLLLFFYYWVLPESARCLLTRGRVEEAKTLIQKAATVNKRKLSPELLSQLVPEKTGPSGNALDLFRYPQLRKMTLILFLVWFVDSLGYFGLGLKVGDFGLDIYLTQLIFGAVEIPARCSSIFMMQWFGRKWSQMGTLILGGLMCIAIIFVPADLPVVVTVLAVVGKFATAAAFTVSYVYSAELFPTIIRQTGMGLVGIFSRIGGILTPLVILLGDYQEAVPMIIYGSLPIVVGLLCFLLPETHGQALKDTIEDLEQGPHPRSLKSEPSEKDTEASGRTSSQGVAFVSNTYF, from the exons ATGGCTCACTTTGGCCAGGTCCTGGCTGAAATAGGTGACTTTGGTCGCTTCCAGATACAGCTGCTGATACTGCTGTGTATCCCCAACTTCCTGAATGCCTTCTACCTGTTTGCCCAGGTCTTCATGGTCCTGGATGAGACCCATTACTGTTCAGTGGCCTGGGTCAAGAACCACACTTTCAACCTGAGTGCTGCTGAGCAGCTGTCACTGAGCGTGCCTCTGGATGCTGAAGGTAACCCCGAGAGCTGCCTCATGTTCCAGCCACCCGCTGACAATGCCAGCCTGGAGGACATCCTCAGCCACCGCTTCAATGAGACACAGCCTTGCGAGGCAGGCTGGGACTATCCTGAAAACAGGGCCCCATCCCTAAAGAACGAG TTCAACCTGGTTTGTGATCGGAGGCATCTGAGCGATACCTTGCAATCAATCTTCATGGCTGGGCTCCTCGTTGGGGCTTTCATCTTTGGGCCCCTCTGTGACTG GATTGGCCGCAAGGTCACCATCCTGGTGCAGCTGCTCTTCTTCGCCATCTTCGGCCTGAGCACAGCCTTTGTGCCCACCTTTACGCTCTACGTCATCCTGCGCTTTGCTGTAGCTACTGCCGTCGCTGGATTTACCTTTAGCAATGTCACcctga TGACAGAGTGGGTGGGGCCCTCGTGGAGGACTCGCACCATGGTCCTGGGCCAGTGCGCCTTCTCCGTCGGGCAGATGGTGCTAGCAGGACTCGCCTATGGCATCTGTAACTGGAGGATCCTGCAGATTGCCGGCACTTCACCTGTGTTGTTGCTCTTCTTCTACTACTG GGTTCTACCAGAGTCGGCACGGTGTCTCCTGACCCGGGGGAGGGTAGAGGAGGCTAAAACACTGATCCAGAAGGCGGCCACGGTCAACAAGCGGAAACTCTCCCCAGAGCTCCTGAGCCAG CTGGTCCCAGAAAAGACAGGCCCCTCAGGGAATGCCCTGGATCTGTTCAGATACCCCCAGCTCCGGAAGATGACCCTGATTCTCTTCTTAGTCTG GTTTGTAGACAGTCTGGGGTACTTCGGCCTGGGCCTCAAAGTAGGAGACTTTGGCCTGGACATCTACCTGACGCAGCTAATCTTCGGAGCAGTTGAGATTCCTGCCCGCTGCTCCAGCATCTTCATGATGCAGTGGTTCGGCCGCAAGTGGAGCCAGATGGGAACTCTGATTCTGGGTGGCCTCATGTGTATTGCCATCATTTTCGTCCCAGCAG ATCTGCCTGTGGTGGTCACTGTGCTGGCCGTGGTGGGGAAGTTTGCCACAGCTGCTGCATTTACCGTCTCCTACGTGTACTCTGCTGAGCTCTTCCCCACCATCATCCG GCAGACGGGCATGGGGCTGGTGGGCATCTTCTCGAGGATCGGGGGCATCCTCACACCACTCGTGATCCTGCTGGGTGACTACCAGGAGGCCGTCCCTATGATCATCTACGGCAGCCTCCCCATTGTGGTAGGCTTACTCTGTTTCCTGCTGCCAGAGACACATGGCCAGGCCCTGAAGGACACCATCGAGGACCTGGAGCAAGGGCCCCACCCACG gtctCTGAAGTCAGAACCCTCAGAAAAGGACACGGAGGCCTCTGGAAGAACTTCCAGCCAAGGAGTGGCCTTTGTGAGCAACACGTACTTCTGA
- the SLC22A13 gene encoding solute carrier family 22 member 13 isoform X2 gives MLSPRDQRKPLTILELRREMSWGVLQEMEFNLVCDRRHLSDTLQSIFMAGLLVGAFIFGPLCDWIGRKVTILVQLLFFAIFGLSTAFVPTFTLYVILRFAVATAVAGFTFSNVTLMTEWVGPSWRTRTMVLGQCAFSVGQMVLAGLAYGICNWRILQIAGTSPVLLLFFYYWVLPESARCLLTRGRVEEAKTLIQKAATVNKRKLSPELLSQLVPEKTGPSGNALDLFRYPQLRKMTLILFLVWFVDSLGYFGLGLKVGDFGLDIYLTQLIFGAVEIPARCSSIFMMQWFGRKWSQMGTLILGGLMCIAIIFVPADLPVVVTVLAVVGKFATAAAFTVSYVYSAELFPTIIRDTWPGPEGHHRGPGARAPPTVSEVRTLRKGHGGLWKNFQPRSGLCEQHVLLIVSPRAKPAAAGSCLNFTLKIVGTCEQDHPYGWRQHRDLPQHQHLLLCPIPEASLPSSSPDPHPQYPVLV, from the exons ATGCTTTCTCCTAGAGACCAAAGGAAGCCATTGACGATTTTGGAACTGAGGAGGGAGATGTCATGGGGTGTGCTCCAAGAAATGGAG TTCAACCTGGTTTGTGATCGGAGGCATCTGAGCGATACCTTGCAATCAATCTTCATGGCTGGGCTCCTCGTTGGGGCTTTCATCTTTGGGCCCCTCTGTGACTG GATTGGCCGCAAGGTCACCATCCTGGTGCAGCTGCTCTTCTTCGCCATCTTCGGCCTGAGCACAGCCTTTGTGCCCACCTTTACGCTCTACGTCATCCTGCGCTTTGCTGTAGCTACTGCCGTCGCTGGATTTACCTTTAGCAATGTCACcctga TGACAGAGTGGGTGGGGCCCTCGTGGAGGACTCGCACCATGGTCCTGGGCCAGTGCGCCTTCTCCGTCGGGCAGATGGTGCTAGCAGGACTCGCCTATGGCATCTGTAACTGGAGGATCCTGCAGATTGCCGGCACTTCACCTGTGTTGTTGCTCTTCTTCTACTACTG GGTTCTACCAGAGTCGGCACGGTGTCTCCTGACCCGGGGGAGGGTAGAGGAGGCTAAAACACTGATCCAGAAGGCGGCCACGGTCAACAAGCGGAAACTCTCCCCAGAGCTCCTGAGCCAG CTGGTCCCAGAAAAGACAGGCCCCTCAGGGAATGCCCTGGATCTGTTCAGATACCCCCAGCTCCGGAAGATGACCCTGATTCTCTTCTTAGTCTG GTTTGTAGACAGTCTGGGGTACTTCGGCCTGGGCCTCAAAGTAGGAGACTTTGGCCTGGACATCTACCTGACGCAGCTAATCTTCGGAGCAGTTGAGATTCCTGCCCGCTGCTCCAGCATCTTCATGATGCAGTGGTTCGGCCGCAAGTGGAGCCAGATGGGAACTCTGATTCTGGGTGGCCTCATGTGTATTGCCATCATTTTCGTCCCAGCAG ATCTGCCTGTGGTGGTCACTGTGCTGGCCGTGGTGGGGAAGTTTGCCACAGCTGCTGCATTTACCGTCTCCTACGTGTACTCTGCTGAGCTCTTCCCCACCATCATCCG AGACACATGGCCAGGCCCTGAAGGACACCATCGAGGACCTGGAGCAAGGGCCCCACCCACG gtctCTGAAGTCAGAACCCTCAGAAAAGGACACGGAGGCCTCTGGAAGAACTTCCAGCCAAGGAGTGGCCTTTGTGAGCAACACGTACTTCTGATTGTGTCTCCAAGAGCCAAACCAGCAGCAGCAGGGAGCTGCCTCAATTTTACCCTGAAAATAGTTGGGACCTGTGAGCAAGACCATCCTTATGGATGGAGGCAGCACCGTGACCTGCCCCAGCACCAGCACCTGCTTCTGTGCCCAATCCCAGAAGCATCATTACCTTCCTCATCCCCAGATCCCCACCCTCAATACCCTGTTCTGGTTTAG
- the SLC22A13 gene encoding solute carrier family 22 member 13 isoform X3, whose protein sequence is MAHFGQVLAEIGDFGRFQIQLLILLCIPNFLNAFYLFAQVFMVLDETHYCSVAWVKNHTFNLSAAEQLSLSVPLDAEGNPESCLMFQPPADNASLEDILSHRFNETQPCEAGWDYPENRAPSLKNEFNLVCDRRHLSDTLQSIFMAGLLVGAFIFGPLCDWIGRKVTILVQLLFFAIFGLSTAFVPTFTLYVILRFAVATAVAGFTFSNVTLMTEWVGPSWRTRTMVLGQCAFSVGQMVLAGLAYGICNWRILQIAGTSPVLLLFFYYWVLPESARCLLTRGRVEEAKTLIQKAATVNKRKLSPELLSQLVPEKTGPSGNALDLFRYPQLRKMTLILFLVWFVDSLGYFGLGLKVGDFGLDIYLTQLIFGAVEIPARCSSIFMMQWFGRKWSQMGTLILGGLMCIAIIFVPADLPVVVTVLAVVGKFATAAAFTVSYVYSAELFPTIIRRAWGWWASSRGSGASSHHS, encoded by the exons ATGGCTCACTTTGGCCAGGTCCTGGCTGAAATAGGTGACTTTGGTCGCTTCCAGATACAGCTGCTGATACTGCTGTGTATCCCCAACTTCCTGAATGCCTTCTACCTGTTTGCCCAGGTCTTCATGGTCCTGGATGAGACCCATTACTGTTCAGTGGCCTGGGTCAAGAACCACACTTTCAACCTGAGTGCTGCTGAGCAGCTGTCACTGAGCGTGCCTCTGGATGCTGAAGGTAACCCCGAGAGCTGCCTCATGTTCCAGCCACCCGCTGACAATGCCAGCCTGGAGGACATCCTCAGCCACCGCTTCAATGAGACACAGCCTTGCGAGGCAGGCTGGGACTATCCTGAAAACAGGGCCCCATCCCTAAAGAACGAG TTCAACCTGGTTTGTGATCGGAGGCATCTGAGCGATACCTTGCAATCAATCTTCATGGCTGGGCTCCTCGTTGGGGCTTTCATCTTTGGGCCCCTCTGTGACTG GATTGGCCGCAAGGTCACCATCCTGGTGCAGCTGCTCTTCTTCGCCATCTTCGGCCTGAGCACAGCCTTTGTGCCCACCTTTACGCTCTACGTCATCCTGCGCTTTGCTGTAGCTACTGCCGTCGCTGGATTTACCTTTAGCAATGTCACcctga TGACAGAGTGGGTGGGGCCCTCGTGGAGGACTCGCACCATGGTCCTGGGCCAGTGCGCCTTCTCCGTCGGGCAGATGGTGCTAGCAGGACTCGCCTATGGCATCTGTAACTGGAGGATCCTGCAGATTGCCGGCACTTCACCTGTGTTGTTGCTCTTCTTCTACTACTG GGTTCTACCAGAGTCGGCACGGTGTCTCCTGACCCGGGGGAGGGTAGAGGAGGCTAAAACACTGATCCAGAAGGCGGCCACGGTCAACAAGCGGAAACTCTCCCCAGAGCTCCTGAGCCAG CTGGTCCCAGAAAAGACAGGCCCCTCAGGGAATGCCCTGGATCTGTTCAGATACCCCCAGCTCCGGAAGATGACCCTGATTCTCTTCTTAGTCTG GTTTGTAGACAGTCTGGGGTACTTCGGCCTGGGCCTCAAAGTAGGAGACTTTGGCCTGGACATCTACCTGACGCAGCTAATCTTCGGAGCAGTTGAGATTCCTGCCCGCTGCTCCAGCATCTTCATGATGCAGTGGTTCGGCCGCAAGTGGAGCCAGATGGGAACTCTGATTCTGGGTGGCCTCATGTGTATTGCCATCATTTTCGTCCCAGCAG ATCTGCCTGTGGTGGTCACTGTGCTGGCCGTGGTGGGGAAGTTTGCCACAGCTGCTGCATTTACCGTCTCCTACGTGTACTCTGCTGAGCTCTTCCCCACCATCATCCG ACGGGCATGGGGCTGGTGGGCATCTTCTCGAGGATCGGGGGCATCCTCACACCACTCGTGA